A region of the Ostrinia nubilalis chromosome 21, ilOstNubi1.1, whole genome shotgun sequence genome:
GATCGTGGACTATCATGGTTACTTTTAGCTTCTTCAGCACAAACACATTTATGCTGTATTCTTGGAGATTCGTTACTAATAGTATCTACTTTATCATTGTCATTTCTGGGATGCATTATGTCTGTCTCAGAATTCTTTTTGGAAGTTTCTCTGAACCGttcatttattaatttgacGCAATCGgtgtcattaacaatattaatGTCAGTAAGAGAAGGATCTGCAATTCTTGGATTGATGCTGATTTCTGTTTGAATCGACCTTGTGGCTTCATGGACTAAGATTTTATTCATATCAGTTGAGTTATATGATTTTGGTCCAGCGGACGAGGATGACGTAAAACTACGCACACTAGATTTCCGCTGTAGCATTTTTATTGCCAAATTAGTTTGTGATGTCTTGGACATTTTATCGATTTCGGGAATATTTTCTGAGCTACTACTGCGACTGAATTTTTTATACTGTTGCTCATATGCGTTATCTCGTTCTTTCGAAGTTGATGGTTGGGAAGCGTCGTCAGGCTTATTAGGCTTAGAGAGCGAGTCGCCCATACATTGCACACCAACTGTGTTGGACGTTTTTGATGTGGCATTTTCTAATTGAACCCCTCTAGTAGTCAAACGCGAACATTTGTAAATCAGCATGTTGTCAGGCATTTCTTGTTGGGGTGCCTTTTTGTTGCACAAACACACAAATTTTATATCTCCAGCATCATCTGATACAACATGCGCAACGTTTCTGGGTGAAATCCTGTTGCTTCCACAGCACTCGCAATCGGCCACTTTTTGTACTGGTTGTCTTTGCTTTTCAGCTGAACCTTCATTGCTGTTATTTTTGATATTAACTTGTACAGAACTATCAACTGCAGCTTTAGGAAACGCAAATTGACGAGTACAACAACATTGATGGTGATGGTCATCTCTGCTGTGACCAGCTTTTGCTTCTTTCATTTCATTTTGAAGCTGTTTCTTCAAATTAGCCTTTCTATTATCGTCAGAATTGCCCGAAGATAACGTAAAAACCGAATGACTTCGATGTTTTCTTATGGAACTGTGGTTTTGAACATCGTAATTAGAATTAGAGCCCCCCTCCAATTTGCTAGCATCACCAGACCCATCGTCGTAATTATTTCGAGTTAAATCTTTTATTAGATCTTTTAGTTTATTGTTAACGTGAACATCGGTATGTGGTACTTTGAATGCTGTGTCTGAACACACTAATTTCTGTTTTAGAAAGTTTTCTTTATCTTTCAGATGTTTTTTATATGCTTGTTCTCTTCTTAGGGCTTCTAGATATTTCTGGTACAATTCCTCTGATGACGTTTTGGCGAATGCCGTGTCCGACGAACGTTTGCCGCTAGACACGTCAGATTCAGTAGGTGTTGTTGGTTTTAGAGGATTTGGGACTATAGGCTTCTCACTATTTGAAACAGAAGGCAAATTAGGGGCACTTTGCGATGTTGAAGCTAAAACATTTGCGTTAAATTTATCTAGGCGCAATATCGATTTCCTTGGTCGCGATTTGGGATTTATGTCAATATTATTGCTATCTGAAGTGCTGGTTGTAGTGTGACTCTCACCTAGACCTAATTTTTTGCTGCTGAAACTCAAGCCAGACAAAAAATCTGTTGTACTTTCGTCATCTCTGTACCTTGACTTGAGAAGTCTTTGGACTACTTCTTTAACGAGtttgttttttaattcagcGTCGTCATTTGATTTGCGTAACGCGACTTTTAGGAGGTCTATGCTCTTCTCTAAGTCTTTAGTAAATGAATGTTTTGAATCTTTGCTAGATTCAGTAGTTGTGACCGCGCCACTGGATTCCAAACTTGACTTATTTCCCGTAGCATTGTTGTTAGATCTGGGTTGTTCCTGATTCATTTGGTTTTGGTTATAAACATGCCCAGGCATATATTCGAAGCTTTCTGCAGCCGAAACTTGCTCCATGCTTTTTTCTTGAGGAATATTTTCTTTGTCAGCAGTTGGTTTCTTTTTGCTTCTTAATTTTCTTCtagcaactttgagcttctttttGCGAAATTTCTTTTTTAGGGTATTGAGACTTATTAAGACTGGAACTTTTTGGTAGCAAACTTGTGGGGCCTGGTCAGCTCTAGGGCTAGATTGTTGTCTAGTTTTAGTCAGTGTAGTTTGGATTTCTTTATCCATTTTGATTTCAGAGTTCTCTCCAGTTCTTGGTGCAGTTTCAGGAGTTACATTAAgatctttttttatattgtccAAGCTGATGCCACCATCTCTTTCCATGTTGAAGGATATGTGTTTAGTCAAGTTAACATTAATGGGTTGAGATGGACTTATTTCAGAGCCTTGAGGAACGCTAACTTCAACGACATCAACAtcttttttatagattttagtTGTTTTTCTCATACCGCCTTTTTTACTTTTAGATTTGTTTTCATTTATGTCAACAGGAGTCGAATGTGCAGTAGGAGCACCTAGATCGTCATTATTTTTGGTGTCATTGTTAGAATATTGTTGTTTTAGAGCAAGTCTTTCTAACGTGCTGAGGCTAGATGCAGATGTTTTAGTGCCACTTTCATTGCCGTAGCCGACGTCAGCTAACGAGTCCCATTCGAGTTTTCTTTGTGACGTAATGCTACTGGTCGGTGAGTGTGGTTTGTTCATCGAGGTGTCCAATGTCACGTCTATGGCTGAAATCATGACAATGGTTGATATAAGTGCAAGTTTACAGTTGAGATTGCTCAATTATCATGatgatgtaaaatatttttaaatggcaGAAATACTGTGAATTATTTTCAAGGGAACAGACACTACTTATATGGATGAGAAGAAAAAATCTAATATGAAACCTATTGTTGTAACTTAAAAATCTAACTATTAacctaaaattttaataaactagataatataaataaataaatacttacactTCTGAGATTGGTTATCGTCATTAAATTCATTGACCGAGTCTTCGTCAGTATTTCTTGATGCAACTTCTTCTACAATAATCGGTGGTGATTCCGAGTCACTCTTGGTTTTTGTGTTGTCTTCCTGTAACGTAAATTaaattaggtaattaattataatagacaagtcaataaaaaacatgacatgtataattaaaataaaaatctctTTATATTAAAACTCATTCAGGGAgtcaaaataaaactaaaaacaaaCTCAAGACATAGGTAGCTCAAATAACGAAGATGTAATTTACTCATCAcaatgaaaacaatatttttttatgcagaacatggcaggtatttgacttgTGTAGATGGTATTGTACCAGAATCAAGTTAAACAAATATGATgaagtctaggatggtactatAATTTTAGAGAAAGGTGGATTTCATAGAAGGTAATAAATTGACGGGTTTACTGTGGGTTTGCTAATAATTCATTTAGTTGTAAAAGGAAATAAGTAAagaattattgaaattatttattaacataCCTGAGAACTGCATGGCTCTGGCATAGAGCATTTGATAGAGATTCTGCAAAGCTCAGTCGAAGATTCACTCTTTCTCTCCCCCGAATCCGATGAGTCTGTATGCGACTTCATTCTTCTCCAAAACAGGCTGCTCACGTCCCTAACCTCTGTCTCAGCCGAAGACAACGAAAAGTACTGCTCCAAATCTCTTTTACGGccaaactttttgtaataatcaAGTATCACAGAGTTCACTACAGCATTTGTTTCATCAACAGATTTTTCTCCATCATTTTCGTTTTCACCGCATTCCATGTTTCACATTAGGTAACTTGTTGGAAAATTTGTGGAAGGAAATTAGTAAAATAGCGATCAAATCGTTTTTGagttgtaaaattttaaaaagacgCTGTAAACAAAACACAACGGATGAAAGCACACTTTGACATTTGTGACAGTTGCAGACGTAATAGTGATGTGTACAATCCAAGCAGTGTCTGAAGAATGTCccagttaaattttatttataacttatcAATGTCATATTCATCAACTATGTAGatgaatactttattaaaattagtgGAAAGTGAGCATATTACGTGTTACAACACACTTTGGATAATAAATCATGAAATCAATAATTTTActattcatttttttaaaggcttGCTTGATGCTGTTTGTCCCTGGGCTGGGCAGCTGTTGCGTATGTTATGgttatattgttattttaaataaatgacactatgatattaaattggcaataatttaaattgataaGAAGAACTGGgacactttataattttctagcGGGACAgcctatttaaaatattatggttGGGCATCACTAGCTTGTTTTTTTCTTCTAACTATGCATGGTTAAGCAatgatattaaaaactatacagccTCTTCCTTTTTTTAATATCGGAGAAAAATTTACATGATAGATGATaacatttaaaactaaaaaaaaccgCGAAGTTTAAAACAAACCACATGCATGACTATAAACTAAGGTGCTCCCTCGTCTAGCAATTAGCAAAATGTTCATCACACATTCGTAAATGCATTTGCAGCTTGCAGGTAGTATTTATGATCCAGGTGCGAGAGCACCTTTTTTCTATCTACTGTTTCTAAAACTGCAAATAAAACCCAAGAATACGTTTGAAATTACGTTTATTTACACACTGATGTTAAGATTTAATTTGTTTGTACAGAGGTAATTATTGTGAGTCTTGTAAATAAGTATCGCAGAATAAACAGTAAGGTTTATGTTCTAATAATTCTATTCTAGCAACAGCGTTACAATTATGACATGAAAGGTAGTCTATACTTTCTATTGGTGTGAATGTAAACATACAAAACATATTCAAGTGTCCGTTTTTGCATGTAAAGTCAATAATCACTTCGTCACAATTTTGGCAAGTGTAGCAGTAATTTTCAGTAGCTACATCTGAGATACCGCCTGGCATGATTTTGTTCATTGGTACCTTGTACTTCTTGCTGTaataattcaaatactttttagatCCTGCATAACTTTCCTTTTCTAAATCACTCAAGTCATTCTTGGACTGTTTATGAgatattttagcaatatttgaTTTGGCATTCATCGCTAATATCTTATCTTTAACCACCTCTGTTGAATTTTCTGGTAAGGGGTGTTGCACTATTTTGATACTGGTTtgcaaacttttataaattgtCAAAATTACTAGATAGACTTTCAATTTATAAATGTCAGAGTCCCCTTGTGATAATAAACTATCATAGTCTATCTGGggcaaactttttgttttcactATTTTGTAACGTATCAGTTCAATACAGTCCCagtaatttgtaatttgttttgTAGGATTGTTCAACAAGATATCCACCTCTCCATTGTCAGGTAAAACTTGCAGGAAGATGATTTCTGCTTTCAAACGTTCCTTTCTGTGCAGAATTTTGCGATCAATCACAGCTAAGGCACATAAGACATTATTACCTGAAAAATTCACACTGCACAATTCACATGTTGGACTGAGCTCTTTAAATTCAACCATATCATGGTTATAAATTTTTAATGTATTGCCTTTTATGCTATAATTGATTTTATAGCATCTTAAATTCACTGTACTGacataaatttcattatctcTTGTTATTATATGCGATATTAGATAATCGTTGATGTAGCTTATTTCTTGTGATACATTCTTTGAGTTCTCATCAAGTAGCTGTAGAACCAAATGTCTGTATTTGTTAAATATAAGTAACAGTTTATTTTCGACTTTTTCATATTGTATGTGTTGCACAAGCATTTTATCCGGATGGTTCCATAGCATGAGAGTGTTTTTCAAAACCAAACTTTCTCCATTAATTTGGCATTCAAAGCATGCAACTAGCCCAAATAAATTTGTGGCAACAAGTAAGAAATGTGTCTGCGATTTAGGTATCCATAATAAAGATACAGTCTCACCTAAATCTGTATCAATTTTCCCAAAAAATCTTGCTGTGGTGCTCTTGTTTGTGCTTTCAACCacccaaaataaaattgtgccATTTTTTTGTCCAGTAACAAAATATGTCTTCCCTTCTTTGCAAGTAGGTGGCCAACAAATGGAGCTGGACTCTAAGCTGTATACAGCCTCCTTTAATTCTTTAAAATCATTTTGTTCACTATTCAAATTAACGTGATCATGTACCAAGTCAGTCAGGCTTATTACATTTATCCACATGTTCCTTGAACTTCTGAATAGCTCAACACCACCAATGTTATTAAGAACAGCTAAAATGCATTCGTTATTTCCTAGTAGTTCTCTTGGGGACCATTGAAAAGTAACAACCGTGCTCATTTCTTTGACAAGATACTCACTATGTGGCCATAATGCTGTATCTGTAATCATTTCCGCCAATTCTCTGTTTTTCAGTCGAGTACCGATTGCTTTTTTCGTTAATAATGTCGAACTGGGACTGGATGTAGGAGTTTTGAGAAAACTTTCATTGAAGTCGAGTCGTTTGTCTAGACAGTTGAGATTTCccgaaaattcataaaaatgaatacCACTATCAATACGAGCTCCGAGGTGAGAGCTGCACCATGCTAATGAAATGTCTTCGATTCTGTTTATAAATATAGCACTTCTGGATATTTCGCTATATGATCGTAACATTTTTGCCGAGGGTTTCTACAAAAGTTTCAGACTCAgttttttcacaaaataaacaaataaacacgTTCCGAAGGACGACGATTTTTCTGATTTTTCtgccgattttttttttctatggatttacttcttcttcttcttcttttattgatggcgatgaacttgtgcTTTTTCGCCACTgttccgccaatgtcacgtgcgcagcttttacacAGTGATagagacaaataaaataatttaactacaAGACTAAGCGAACTTATCgacctaaaacaaaaaagacatcacaaatcacaatcacGACAAGACAACACAAAAAAGACGAAACACAAAAATTTTGTACAGCAGGGGTTGGGGAAAGGGTTGAGGGATGGGGGTGGTTTGAaacgaaagaaaaaaagaaaaaaaaaaatgtcacagGGGATTAATAAATTTTGCAAGGCCAATTTTTTCCTTACAacctacaaattaattttgttaatattaatgaattttgCAAGTGAGTTTAAAATAGGACAGTTAATGGTGTTAAGTACACATTTAATATTAGAGGGACGGGGGAAAGTTTTAGGGAGAAAATCGTATAAAGAGGATCCAATTTTAGGACAATTAAAAAAGATATGGTTGGCTGTTCCTTCATCCAGGCCGCACTCGCAAATGgagctatagatgacccacgctgaactgtcccgccaaactcaatgacaggggggcgctaccatcgttcaactataatggtttccaacatggcaaaaatctgaaccagcgatccggtattgacggtggcgccccactgtcaatgtcatcgacaggacagtccagtattttggaactatatctctaatgcgatttatttgaccGGCCAAATATTGACAgcttcatttttttatttgcaccTTGGCCTAACAGAAATTGAGTAAGAAATAATGTTGCCAGAATCAACATTAAAAATTACCGAAGCAGTGGTTGGGATGTTGGGAACTGGCTGAGTTCTTGAATATTAAGTTGGTCAACTAGATTGGATGTAATGTGAATCATGTGAATAAGTGATACAAGTTCTAGCAacagttatttaaaaattaaacaatttaacacatattattattcatgtaCATTCAAtcataactttaataaataaaatatattcaaGTTTACACAACTTTCgccaaaacaaatattatttaattttaacttcaacTTTTAGATATTGTGTATGTTTTACGTTTAAGTACCATTCAAAGtggtattattttgttttctgGCAACAGTTGTTGTTAGTGGTTactattttaacgtttattcaACACAGCACTCCAAGTACTGAAttggaaaatgaaaaaaaaaaagtaaaaagtcatAACAAACACGCATGACACGATTGTTATATACGGGCGAACACGTTTTTCGAAAAAATACCATGATAATTACAGATTTCCTgtagtgtttttattatttaaaggtAACAATATTAAATGTGATCATGGGTAAACGCGGACATAATGCAAAAGCGCGACAAGTCGTCAAAACAAACATTGATAACACAGAAACCAATGAGGTAATATTTTaaggttttttaatttttgtcgcAAAGTAAAGCAATTTAAGACTTCAATAAAAGCTTCAATACTATCTATTTCTTATAATATGTGTTACATAATTAGTACTCACTTCAAAATTTCAGATAAAAGTAGAGTTTTCCCACAATGAGTATGGCACTGCAGATGCAAGCAATCTCCTGGTTCTGCCTTCCAAGAAAAGGGATACAAAAATTGTGTCGGAAAAAAAGGAGAAAACAAGATTTCTTTCTAAAGCCCAAAGGAAGAGGCTTGAGAAAATAGtagagaagaaaaagaagaaagaaaacgtaagtattttttcatGTTGAGGtattagatttcattacttgGTAGTTCATGtgccaaataataataataatcccatgatatagtcagagactagatccagcatgtgcaccactttcacttttgtcgattattttgcgcttaaaacggcctctacgtgttggatctgtatacccacgcaagccttataaaggaccgggccacttttgacccgtgagctccaaagcgtacaaacataataataatttattcaataaaataagaacaaaTGTTGACGTTCGATGTGTATGAGTTTGAGTCCTCCAGGGCCAAATGAGAAAATCAGAATCACATTATCAGTTATTCACATATTATAGAATGGTAGAAACATATTTAAAGTGGTTTATCTTATAGCTTAGATTAATATTGAAAAACCCTTCAAAGTTATAAggaaatatttcataaattttttaCTGTGTGTTACAGAGGGCAGCTCTCCTTGAATCTCTGTCGCAAGTACAAGCGTCGCCCAATGAAGTGAGTCAAATGACAACCATCTCTGCGATGCAGACACTCGGTCTGAGGAAGCTCAACGAATACAATTTGGAGGCTCCAGTTGTACAAAATGAAACCACTGAAAAGAAGTTTAGCAGTATTGCAGGTATTGTCATATTGAATACATGGTCACTATTCTCTGTTAAATTACTAAATGAATAGTCTCACCACCTAATTTGTAAGAATTTGCTATGTTTTGTAATTTTAGAAGTTCTCTTCTGAATGTTTATTAACTGTGTGGGcaaatacaaaattaatctttctctaataaatacaattatttaaaatttcgaCATAGACTTCTTTTAATTAGATTGATTGCTGGTTAATTGATTGTTTGATTTAACAAtggtaaaatatcaaattatactgtttataattatttatatatatttctttaaattttagGGGCAAAAAAGAGGTTAAGACTTTTAAAACTTGAAAGATCAGAGAAAATAAAGAAGGCAAAACATGACCCAAATGTGGTAGGATTAG
Encoded here:
- the LOC135082200 gene encoding uncharacterized protein LOC135082200 isoform X2, giving the protein MECGENENDGEKSVDETNAVVNSVILDYYKKFGRKRDLEQYFSLSSAETEVRDVSSLFWRRMKSHTDSSDSGERKSESSTELCRISIKCSMPEPCSSQEDNTKTKSDSESPPIIVEEVASRNTDEDSVNEFNDDNQSQKSIDVTLDTSMNKPHSPTSSITSQRKLEWDSLADVGYGNESGTKTSASSLSTLERLALKQQYSNNDTKNNDDLGAPTAHSTPVDINENKSKSKKGGMRKTTKIYKKDVDVVEVSVPQGSEISPSQPINVNLTKHISFNMERDGGISLDNIKKDLNVTPETAPRTGENSEIKMDKEIQTTLTKTRQQSSPRADQAPQVCYQKVPVLISLNTLKKKFRKKKLKVARRKLRSKKKPTADKENIPQEKSMEQVSAAESFEYMPGHVYNQNQMNQEQPRSNNNATGNKSSLESSGAVTTTESSKDSKHSFTKDLEKSIDLLKVALRKSNDDAELKNKLVKEVVQRLLKSRYRDDESTTDFLSGLSFSSKKLGLGESHTTTSTSDSNNIDINPKSRPRKSILRLDKFNANVLASTSQSAPNLPSVSNSEKPIVPNPLKPTTPTESDVSSGKRSSDTAFAKTSSEELYQKYLEALRREQAYKKHLKDKENFLKQKLVCSDTAFKVPHTDVHVNNKLKDLIKDLTRNNYDDGSGDASKLEGGSNSNYDVQNHSSIRKHRSHSVFTLSSGNSDDNRKANLKKQLQNEMKEAKAGHSRDDHHHQCCCTRQFAFPKAAVDSSVQVNIKNNSNEGSAEKQRQPVQKVADCECCGSNRISPRNVAHVVSDDAGDIKFVCLCNKKAPQQEMPDNMLIYKCSRLTTRGVQLENATSKTSNTVGVQCMGDSLSKPNKPDDASQPSTSKERDNAYEQQYKKFSRSSSSENIPEIDKMSKTSQTNLAIKMLQRKSSVRSFTSSSSAGPKSYNSTDMNKILVHEATRSIQTEISINPRIADPSLTDINIVNDTDCVKLINERFRETSKKNSETDIMHPRNDNDKVDTISNESPRIQHKCVCAEEAKSNHDSPRSCCSNKVDKEIQSDIEPNNIVVQPNVMPHSEATDNFTIPIQGTNMTLMVKIGSQSSKPQNENKCDDFTTQCVGTDKKDTNEKETNLREECSKGVQSQTTDIFSSMTNEMRQSPRDCIFEQPPVEQKKYPTKEEIMDAFNKRCLVNSCLDGNTVRYTYPRNVQINPKQFLRSNTDSGRFVSGTCVQTDSIDKMDAVTQQDPPLEEILKCKTDSEEAKSKSCSDKSCSSKAGSCNEQKGSASESQSRKSSSEGDKDPILDIIKNITKRYSKKDIDRSKKKKCFKEIVTVLNYLLDTDDGTDIEHLKISDTSSARDTDSDKTKKPKEKPACTNICDKKTSPKKVDKAIQLSPKPRANKESAESSEIQATTDFPGTSSDSATCKVLNKIKRECEKYHQKRCKSHMGKKCDPSSSTSVNCDQCKKVHHCYCRAHRCHKSKSSGEKMKKKCVAYNLIIQTSDSMISEETVMDKNSKPLQNIVVKVPSRKRNMEKVPFNEVCSKIEKNMPRCSPRGDSRTHRSRSLPNDSEISSVDEFAKRNCGYTVRDYLEKNRPDFVEKTSNRQQCLKIISEKRPEEDPCPSPNLKMVVVHTPGCMRSVDTCNMYCGGVSNVPMTCTQYTPDPYSQCMQTEVTRIEQTNVPHSDNWCQFNWTGGRR
- the LOC135082200 gene encoding uncharacterized protein LOC135082200 isoform X1; this translates as MECGENENDGEKSVDETNAVVNSVILDYYKKFGRKRDLEQYFSLSSAETEVRDVSSLFWRRMKSHTDSSDSGERKSESSTELCRISIKCSMPEPCSSQEDNTKTKSDSESPPIIVEEVASRNTDEDSVNEFNDDNQSQKSIDVTLDTSMNKPHSPTSSITSQRKLEWDSLADVGYGNESGTKTSASSLSTLERLALKQQYSNNDTKNNDDLGAPTAHSTPVDINENKSKSKKGGMRKTTKIYKKDVDVVEVSVPQGSEISPSQPINVNLTKHISFNMERDGGISLDNIKKDLNVTPETAPRTGENSEIKMDKEIQTTLTKTRQQSSPRADQAPQVCYQKVPVLISLNTLKKKFRKKKLKVARRKLRSKKKPTADKENIPQEKSMEQVSAAESFEYMPGHVYNQNQMNQEQPRSNNNATGNKSSLESSGAVTTTESSKDSKHSFTKDLEKSIDLLKVALRKSNDDAELKNKLVKEVVQRLLKSRYRDDESTTDFLSGLSFSSKKLGLGESHTTTSTSDSNNIDINPKSRPRKSILRLDKFNANVLASTSQSAPNLPSVSNSEKPIVPNPLKPTTPTESDVSSGKRSSDTAFAKTSSEELYQKYLEALRREQAYKKHLKDKENFLKQKLVCSDTAFKVPHTDVHVNNKLKDLIKDLTRNNYDDGSGDASKLEGGSNSNYDVQNHSSIRKHRSHSVFTLSSGNSDDNRKANLKKQLQNEMKEAKAGHSRDDHHHQCCCTRQFAFPKAAVDSSVQVNIKNNSNEGSAEKQRQPVQKVADCECCGSNRISPRNVAHVVSDDAGDIKFVCLCNKKAPQQEMPDNMLIYKCSRLTTRGVQLENATSKTSNTVGVQCMGDSLSKPNKPDDASQPSTSKERDNAYEQQYKKFSRSSSSENIPEIDKMSKTSQTNLAIKMLQRKSSVRSFTSSSSAGPKSYNSTDMNKILVHEATRSIQTEISINPRIADPSLTDINIVNDTDCVKLINERFRETSKKNSETDIMHPRNDNDKVDTISNESPRIQHKCVCAEEAKSNHDSPRSCCSNKVDKEIQSDIEPNNIVVQPNVMPHSEATDNFTIPIQGTNMTLMVKIGSQSSKPQNENKCDDFTTQCVGTDKKDTNEKETNLREECSKGVQSQTTDIFSSMTNEMRQSPRDCIFEQPPVEQKKYPTKEEIMDAFNKRCLVNSCLDGNTVRYTYPRNVQINPKQFLRSNTDSGRFVSGTCVQTDSIDKMDAVTQQDPPLEEILKCKTDSEEAKSKSCSDKSCSSKAGSCNEQKGSASESQSRKSSSEGDKDPILDIIKNITKRYSKKDIDRSKKKKCFKEIVTVLNYLLDTDDGTDIEHLKISDTSSARDTDSDKTKKPKEKPACTNICDKKTSPKKVDKAIQLSPKPRANKESAESSEIQATTDFPGTSSDSATCKVLNKIKRECEKYHQKRCKSHMGKKCDPSSSTSVNCDQCKKVHHCYCRAHRCHKSKSSGEKMKKKCVAYNLIIQTSDSMISEETVMDKNSKPLQNIVVKVPSRKRNMEKVPFNEVCSKIEKNMPRCSPRGDSRTHRSRSLPNDSEISSVDEFAKRNCGYTVRDYLEKNRPDFVEKTSNRQQCLKIISEKRADQRATQRQLVSVQLDRRPSVSALSETELRRLAHDLGVQLRRRKLDPKFISEREMKKHSEMIYKSLPEQVQKKEEIKKENIKKTNLLMANMFRKNLQKKTLRGSVNLSNYSTVIKI